In Microplitis mediator isolate UGA2020A chromosome 2, iyMicMedi2.1, whole genome shotgun sequence, a single window of DNA contains:
- the LOC130663465 gene encoding uncharacterized protein LOC130663465, whose amino-acid sequence MQLSSIVCLIAAMVISLSVYCRGSSRGNVNEDSGDFTYGNSGCDATSFGNVNCPWIWGSTEDGEIIFESLTPETLDGALNVIRTSFFPDENMCKGCGLSSEPGALEEAEQLVLDIVKDGLSIVARDVITNEVVGTIFNKLFTPGAGSLVSQLKKCRTNLKYKASKCFIDSFINVESRVDLFERYNADCILEMTFLAARRDYRRRGIASLLVSSSIELGRQLYNGMPVKISVNNNGKSANGDNIPSLIAATMSSKYSQKLLDKFGFDKVLEVSLNEVMFEGISLSEKIGNTNQTAIIGAKNLYTN is encoded by the exons ATGCAATTATCATCAATAGTATGTTTGATAGCTGCGATGGTCATCAGCCTATCGGTCTATTGTAGAGGCAGTTCTCGTGGTAACGTTAATGAAGACAGCGGTGATTTTACTTATGGTAACAGTGGCTGCGATGCAACAAGTTTTGGAAACGT tAATTGTCCCTGGATTTGGGGGTCAACAGAAGATGGggaaattatatttgaatCACTTACGCCTGAGACATTAGATGGTGCCTTAAATGTTATACGAACTTCTTTCTTTCCTGATGAAAACATGTGCAAAGGTTGTGGTTTATCATCTGAACCTGGAGCATTAGAAGAAGCTGAACAATTGGTATTAGATATTGTCAAAGACGGCCTCAGTATTGTTGCAAGAGATGTGATTACAAACGAAGTCGTGGGCACTATTTTCAACAAactattt actccTGGAGCTGGAAGTTTAGTTagccaattaaaaaaatgtagaacAAATTTAAAGTATAAAGCATCAAAATGCTTTATAGATTCGTTTATCAATGTTGAATCAAGAGTTGATCTTTTTGAACGTTACAATGCCGATTGCATTTTGGAAATGACGTTTTTAGCAGCTAGGCGGGATTATCGACGAAGGGGAATCGCTAGTTTATTAGTATCATCCTCAATAGAATTAGGAAGACAATTATACAATGGAATGCCTGTAAAAATATCGGTTAATAATAACGGAAAATCAGCCAATGGTGATAATATTCCTAGTCTTATTGCAGCGACAATGTCATCCAAGTATtcacaaaaattactagataAATTCGGCTTTGATAAAGTCCTTGAAGTGAGTCTTAATGAAGTTATGTTCGAAGGAATATCACTAAGTGAAAAAATAGGAAATACCAATCAAACTGCTATAATCGGTGCAAAAAATCTTTATACAAATTAG